From the genome of Brassica oleracea var. oleracea cultivar TO1000 chromosome C4, BOL, whole genome shotgun sequence:
GACCTGCGAGATGTTCAATGAACGAAGGAGGCTGCTGGTCTGAAACTAGAAATGGTCTAAAATTTTCTGCTTGTTTGGTTAAGTGACTACTTCTTTTATTCCATTTGTTATGAGAGTTTTGTAACTGTTTCTTACTAACTGTATGTTTTTGTTTCAATTTAGAACTCAGAGACATCAGGTTGCCGTTGTCCTCTAGGCTTCCATGGAGATGGTCTGAAATGCGAAGGTGAAAATTTATCATTGTAAAATCGAGATTTGTTGACATTTTCTCTGACCAATTTTTTAATTGTTTCATAAGCTGTAATGAAGCCTAGAGAACTCTAGTCTTCTGTTTCATCAAGACTCAAACCAAATAGAGAACTCTAGTCTTCTGTAATGAAGACTACTGAATCATGGTTGGAATATTGTTTAATGTGTAAAGCGTTTTTTTTTTGTCAAGAATCAAAAATTTTGAGGCGTTAATCTATTGTTCTGGAAGTTGGTTACATGCAATATTAAAACTTTGAAAAATAAAAATAATGGTTATATGCTTTCATTGAGAGTTGAACTCAAGACCTCCCGGTTACTAAACTTTTCTCTGACCAATTTTTTAATTGTTTCATAAGCAGACATTGATGAATGCAAAGAGAAATCAGCTTGTCAGTGTGATGACTGCAAATGCAAGAACAATTGGGGAGGATATGAATGCAAATGTTCCAGCAATAGTTTCTATCTAAAAGAACAAGACACTTGTATTGGTATGTCCGTCATAACTGTAAACTATTTAGTTATATAATCTCAATGTTTTATATCCATACCGGCTTGTGCAGAGAGAGGAAGTGGATCAAGACGCAGATGGTTATTCATAATTATGGTTGTAATCGCCATTGCAGGCATCTCCTTAACTTCTTATATATTCTACAAGTACCATCTTCAGGTAATGGTCACTTTGCTACTTATGAAGTTTCTCTTATGCATCATCATTCATCAAACTCTAATTATCATTTGTCTATCTTCATCAAAATTTCTATGCAGTCTTATATGGACTCAGAGATAGTGTCCATCATGTCTCAGTACATACCACTAGATAACCAAAACATTCATCAAGACTCAAACCAAATAGAGAACTCTAGTCTTCTGTAATGAAGACTACTGAATCATTGTTGGAATATTGTTTAATGTGTAAAGCGTTTTTTTTTGTCAATAATCAAAAATTTTGAGGCGTTAATCTATTGTTCTGGAAGTTGGTTACATGCAATATTAAACTTTGAAAAATAAAAATAATGATTATATGCTTTCATTGAGAGTTGAACTCAAGACCTCCCGCTTACTAAACGGGTGCTCTAACCAACTGAGCTATGAAAGCTTTTGAACGAGGTTGTCACTACAGTTTATTACTTTCTGTTTTACTAAAGTCCTCCAACCAACGAAGCTACTGTTCTGTTTCATGTCTGTTCTAATCAAAAGTCCTCATCTTTATGGGTATCCATGGAGAAAGCTAGAAAGCAGAATAATATTAGAGTGGTTTTATTAGAGACTATAACATTTTTCTTCACTAATTTTCATAGCTTCTACGACCGTGGCACGATTTGCTGATGAGCCATATCGAAAGTTGCATGAAGACCAAACAAAAAGTAGTACAACAACATAACTAAAGTGCAAACCCCAAACCTTACAAAAGCCTGAGCTTCCAAAGACCCCATGAGAAATATATTTGTTGCGATTGATAAGCATGGGATCCAAGGAACCAACGGTACGCCCCACACTTTAGGACTTCTTTGCTGAGGAACAAAGAACACGATCCCCAAAGTTCCCATGAACCAGAAAGGAACTGTTATTGTGTATCCTATCCATGACCCCTTGAGATTCATTCCCCAATAAGCTGAAGTACACATTGAAGAAATCACAACGATCAAGATGCAGATGATAAGCTTAAGAAGATCAGCTCTTGGAGTAACGTCTCTCACGTAGTACCGCCTCACGAGTAAGGCGAGAGGTATCATCGTGAAGATGAAGAGAGTGCTTATCGATAAGAGGCTCGCCAAAACATCTAAACCTGAAAACAAAGCAATGAGAGCACTTGGGATTGTTACAAGGAGGTTAGCGTTTATAGGTGTTCCGGTTTTGGGATGGACGAGAGCAAATAGAGGAGGGATCATGTGTGTCCGAGCGATGTGAGTAACGTATCTCGCTTGTCCCAATGCTCCTACTAGTAGAACTGTGGTCATCCCCTTGAGAGCACCGAGAGCTACTAAGTACTTTCCCCACTTCATTCCAACGCTCTGAAACGCTACCGAGTAAGCTGCGTTTGGATCTATATCTGTGTACTTCTGCATCATGCTCAAGGCTAATGCCATCAGACAGTATATAACCGTGATTATCGACATCGAACCGAGTAAACCAATCGGTATGTCTTTCGATGGATTCTTTGTCTCTTCAGCCATTGTTGCTATGCTATCAAACCCTGTGTACGCAAAGTACACGACAGCGGCTGCGCGGAACACTCCCTCGGGTCCATAGGGCAAGAATGGAGTCAGATTCGAGGCGTCGGCGTTGATGAAACCAGCTATTATGACGAAAAGTATTACAATAGTGTTGACAGCTGAAGCTATCCAGTTGAGTAGTGAAGTCTTTCTGGTGCTTATCGACGCGATTGTAGCTGAAGCGGCTATAACCACGACAGCTATCGGGTCTAGGAGGTTAAAACCGGGGCTAAGGGTGTCGGTTTTGACCCGAAGATCGTCCGGGTTTCGGTTCAGAAGAGTGGCGAAATATGAAGTCCATGCTCTACCAACAGCTGCGGTTCCAACTACACCCTCAAGAAGTATGTTTCCAGCAGTGATAAAGGCCGCGAAATCGCCTAGCTCGATCCTTAAATAGGCGAACGAGCCGCCAGCCACGGGGACTTCCACGGAGAACTCCGTGTAGCAGAAGACAGAGAGCATAGCGGAGAAACCTGAAACAACATAGGACAGTACTATAGCTGGTCCTGCTTGTTCACGAGCTTCTTGGCCTGTCAAGACAAAGATTCCAGCTCCGATCACTGACCCGAATCCGAACCAGACTAGATCCCACCACGTGAGGCACCGTTTCATCTCGTTCTCGCTCTGTTTCCTGAGCTCGACACGCTCGGTCTCATCGTCAGACCTACTAACCAAGCGGTTCTTGAACCGTGAACATGTCTGAGACAGAGCGGCTCTGTAACTACCAAAGCTCTGGAAAGATTCTTCGGGAAAGAAATCTCTTTTGCTCCATCTCCAGTAACCTCTCTCCTCACCCTCCATTATCTCTCTCTATGCTTCAAAGCTTTGTCAAGAGAGGAGAGCTAAGACAAATGCAACCAACTCTGTTCCATTTTTGACTAGTCGAAGACGTCTCCGACAGTTCTTTGTACTGATGCAACCTCTTTTGTCCGTTTCTCAATAGTCGATACTGTCCTCAACTTGTGGATTCAATTATGGAGTCTCCCCCCCTACTCGTTAGACTCCATGTTCTAAAAATTGGACCCCTAGCCGTTACGCGTCATTTTTCCGCTCCGATTTATGCCAAATCGGTTTAAAAAATCGGATATCCGATTTTTTCCGCCTAGACCGCCTAAATGACCGCCTAGCCGCCTAATCTATTTTTTTTATTTTTTTATTATTATTTTTTTTTTAATAATATTTTTATTTGTTTATTTGATCTACAGAAAATTACACTATATTAAGTTTATATATTCTATTTGTGTGTTTTATACAATCTTACACATGAAAATGTATTAATGTTATACACAATTAAAGATTAACATGTTTTATAACATAGTAAACTATCTAAAAATTCCGTCCCGCATAATTTATAATTAATCCCCGATTTTCTCTTTAGACGCTAGATCCAACCCGACCGCCCGACTAGCGCCTAGCGCGTTCCTGAACAGAGGTTAGACTTGCTGACCGTCATCTATACAAACATTCATTTTCTATTTCCGGCAGTTGTAATCTTTTTCTAACGTTGATGCATTGCTAAGAGAAATTCTTGGATTTACCCCCTAGCTGAACCACCATCTAATATTGTTTGAATATTTGATATTTGATATCTTAAAAAAAAGGAAATAAAATTGAATATCCAAATTGGATTATATTTTTAAAATCAAATAATAAAAATACATAAAAATAGTTACAAAAAATAAATTAATTAATATTGTTAAGTCTTAAGCAAAATACTAAACCATATACTCTAAATACTAAACCCTAAACGTTAAACCTTATACTTTGGATAAACTCTAAACAGTTGGAAAATCTTAAACCTAAATCATACATTAAAAACTAAATTTTAATAACACTAAACCCTAAATCCTAATCAATAAACCTTAAACCCTTGGGTAAACTCTGAACCCTTGGATAAATCATAAACTCTAGGGTTTAATTTTAAATATTTTTGATTTAGAGTCTATGACTTATCCAAAGGTTCAAAGTTTATCCAAGGGTTTAGGGTTTAGTGATTAGGGTTTAGGGTTTAGTAATTAGGGTTTAGTTTTTAATGTATGATTTAAGGTTTAAAATTTTCCAATGGTTTACGGTTTATCCAAGATTTAAAGTTTATAATTTAGGGTTTGGAGTTTAGGATTTAGGGTATAGAATTTAGTATTTTGCTAACGGTTTAACAATATTTATTTATTTATTTTTTGTAACCATTTTTATGCATTTTTATTGTTTTATTTTAAAAATATAATCTTATTTGGAAATTCAATTTTGTTTTTTTTTTTAAAAGATATCAAATATCAAATACTCAAACATTATTGGTTGGTGAATCTAGAGGTTCACCCTAGGAGGTGAATGTATAGGTTCATCCTACGAGGTGAATGTATAGGTTCACCCTACGAGGTGAATCTATAGGTTCACTCTAGGAGGTGAACCCAAAAATTTCTCCATCGCTGAAATACCTAAATCCGAAGTTTAAAATCGGATCCGATCCAAATTTAAAAATACTGAATTGAATTAAATCTGACATAAATATCTACAGATACCTGATTTTCTATATTCGAAAATCACATCCAAACCTGAACTAAACTAAAAATTACGAATATCCAAAATATAATTATATTTCAAAAAATATTAGTTATAGATATATTTTTTTTGAGAAATATTATTAGTTATATTAAAATTTAGAACCAGATCCATATTTCTTTTAAAGTTTGCGAAACATTAGCTTTTTTTTTCTGCGAAACATTAGTTTTATGCCACATATTATACATAAAAACATGGGTGATATTTTTGAAATTGTGAACAGCTTTAAATGGTTAAGTCAGTTATAAGGATACATTATTTTACAAGATTTTAAGTCTCATAAAATTTTGAGACTACACTGTTTAAAATAATTCAAATACTCAAATTTATATTTATAAATTCAGATAAATTCGTCACTTTTGGATAATCAAGCTATATTCAGTTTTGAGACATTTTTAATATTTGTTATTACTCTCAAATATTTTCGCATATGTTTTGAATATAAAAAATCTGGTTTCTAATCCGAGCCAGACTAGAACAAAAAAAAATCATTTAGTCGATACGGTACAAAATTTTGAAATACCCAGAATGTTACCCGAATGTCCGAGGCTAGTTAATTTAGTAATTTATTTGCAAACAGCCCCTTCAAATTTCTTAAAAGAGCAATTTATTCATGATCTCTCAAATTCGCCAATGAGATCTCGTCGGTGTTCAGTCGAACTGATCAGAAGAAATCCGGCGCTAAGGTTACCGACGACTCCGTGGAACACAGCCGCCAGCGTTTACAAGCCATCCTCCTCGCCGACAGCTTCACCACGAAGTCAACACCCCGATTATCGATTATTCATCTTCTGCTGCGCTCACTCGACGCAAGTGATCGATTACCTCGCGAGCTCCGAGTGGCAGCACTCGCACGGTCGCACCCGAACTCAGCGCCGGAGACGCTCTCCGCTTCATCTACGAGCAGCAGACGGAGACGTCTCAGATCCAAGGCGACTTCGTCCTCGTCAGCGGAGACACCGTGAGCAACATGCCGTTAGCTGATCATGACGATGGTTATCAAGAAGTCTAGGAACTGATCAGCTCTTCGTAGCTGTTGATCCGTTAACGAAACAGCTTCTTCACTACGACGATCATCATACAGGAGATTGCGTCTGCTTAGATAAGACGTTGTCTGTTTTAGTGTGCAGTGATATGCAGGATTGTTACATTGATGTGTGTTCTCCCGAGGTGCTTAGTCTCTTTGAGGATAACTTTGATTACCAGCATTTGCGGCTGCATTTTGTTAAAGGCGTGCTTGTTGATGATATCATGGGGTATAAGATCTTCACTCATGAGATTGGCTAGAGTTACGCTGCTAGGGTTGATAATTTTAGGAGCTATGATACTGTTAGCAAGGATATAATCCAGAGGTGGACTTACCCTTATGTGCCAGATATTAGTTTCAGCGGGAATCGAGCTTTAAAGGTCGCGAGACAAGGGGTATACAAGGCTTGTGATGTGGTTCAGTCACGTTCTGCTGATGGTGGATCGTCTACTGTGATTGGATACGGGACAAAGATCATCTGATGTTGTATTGGATCTAATGTGGTGATAGAAGGGTGTTTATATATGGAATGATGTTACTATTGAAGATGGGTGTGAGATAGGGAACGCTATTGTCTGTGATGGGGTAAAGATCAGAGCAGGGGCTGTTGTGCAGCCTGGTGCTGTTCTGTCGTTTAACGTTGTGGTTGAGAGAGCCGGCTACGGAAGACAGCGACGAAGAGCTGGAATATGCTGACAGTAGCAGCGGGACTGCGAATCATTTGGAAACTGAGTCCAAATCATCGTGGCTTGGTCCTGATGAAGCAGGTTACATATGGGAGGTATGTGAAGGGGATCATGATGAGGAGTGGAAGCATTCCGTTGCACCAATCCCTAAGGATAAACTTGATGAGATCACTCAGGCCATGGATGATGATGATGACTTAGAGGATGAAAGTGTTGTCCCGACTTCTGGAGAGTTGAAATCTGATGCTGATAGTATTAACACTGATGTGAATGATCCCGGTGATGAGTATGGTTACTTTGAGAGAGAAGTTGAAGGTACTTTCTTAAGAGCCGTTGAGGAGGGTATCAAAGTGGAACTTGGGATTTTGGAGATTAACTCACTCCGTTTGTCATACAACATGGAATCTGCGGATTGCGCTGGAGCGATATTCTACTCTATGATGAAACTGGCAGTTGATTCTCCACATAGCTCTGCTAGTGAGCTGTATAAAAACGCCGCGAGTATTATTGCGAAATGGAAAGGGCTTCTTGGGTTTTATGTGAAGCAAACTGATGAACAGATAGAAGTGATAATGAAATTTGAAGAGATGTGTCAGGAAACTGCGAGGGAGTTAGGGCCTTTGTTTGCTCAGATTCTGCATGTTCTGTATGAGAAAGATGTGGTGCAAGAAGATGCGATCTTGAGATGGGCGGAAGAGAAAGCAGGCGCTGATGAAGCTGACAAAGTTTATTTGCAGCAATGTGAGTCGTTCATACAATGGCTCAAGGAAGCATCTGAGGAGGAAGATGAAGATGATGATGATGATGAAGAAGACTGGCTGAACTGGTAATAATAGTTCCATTTGACAGCTTCATATTTTGATTGACCATTTACGTTTGAGAGATACTCTGCTTTTATCAACAATCATGTTACTTTTATTGAGATGTTGTCTCATCCATTGCAGATGTGTTAGCTGCAAAGACAGAACAAGAAGAGAGATTAAGTTTTGACAAACCCCCAACTGTTATCAAATATTACCAATAAAGCCCATATACTCTCTTTTATTACAAAAGCAAAGCATCACAAGTAATTGTTTCTTCTATCATCCTCTGCTTTCGCATAGCTCACTCTAGATTTGATCGGAGCGTTTTAAAGATCCTTACTTTCTGAGAAATCTGCAGCCTCCTGATGGATAAGAATCTAGCCGGAGACTCAACTCCGAGACCTAAATGGCGGAAAGTAGCATACGGAGGGATGCAGATCGGATACAACGACAACTACACGGACGAAACGTTCCTCGAAGAAATGGTGATGAACGCCAACGTCGTGAGACGTGATTTGCTCAAGGTGATGAAAGGCTCTGTTTCAATCTCTCAATACCTCTGCATCGTTGCACTCGTCGTCCTTGTTTGGGTACACACTCTTGAATCATCTCGTGACGAGAACTCGCTCTTACTTCTTGATCTCTCACTCTTAGCATTAGGGTTCTTGGTTCTCCTCCTAACCGAAGAAAAAATGCTCCTCTTGCGTTACATAGCCAACGTCTCTTTCTTCACCACGGGACTCTATGTGTTAGCTCCGGTTTACCAGACGCTCACGAGATCTATCAGCTCTGATTCTATATGGGCGGTGACCGTCTCTCTCCTCTCGCTCCATCTCTTCTTGCATGATTACTCTGGTTCCACCATTAGAGCACCAGGAGCGTTGAAGAGTCCGAGTTTAACGAGCTGTATATCAGTCAATGCTTCGGTTGTAGCGTCAGTCTTTGTTGCTTCACGTCTTCCTTCGAGGCGCCAAGTCTTCCTGTTTGCTCCTCTCGTCACTTACTGCATCAAGAAATTCTCGTTTGGGTTGCATCTTTTGTTCTCGTTTGGTCTGATTGGTTTGACGCTGGACTCTGTTTATGCGCTGCACATACTCTTCTTTGTTCTGTTTCTTGTTATTGTGGTTGTTGTTAATGTTGTGTGTCCTTATTGGCTGATAAGGATGCAAGAGTATAAGTTTGAGATCAATGGTCCTTGGGATGAAGCTAAGCTTTGTTTTTACATTACAGATTGATTTTCTTTGTAGTTGGTCTGAGTGATCTTTTTATTAAAGGAGTTTTTACTCTGGTTTGATTCAATACTTGATAGATTTATCAATTATCGTGTTGAGTTGTATACGCTTTGCATTTGCTTACAAAAGAAAACAGATTTAATATTAAATTTAACATAGAACTACATTAATGAAAAGTGTCAGGATGGCCGAGTGGTCTAAGGCGCCAGACTCAAGTTCTGGTCTTCGAAAGAGGGCGTGGGTTCTCACATCCCACTACTGACAATAGTTTCCCTTTTTTTTTTCCAAAAATTGTCATGTCGGTCAAACGACGTCGTTTTCGTATAAAGTAAAATAATAATCCTTTATTTGGGGCTGATACTTTTACGTGGGTCATTTTGACAAATCCATCAAATTCACAAAACCTTTACAATCAGATTTCGAAAAAACCCTAAATCATCATCAAATTTCACCGGAGAAGGAGATGAAGGGAAGCTTCTCGATCGTCCGTCAGGTCTTCCAGCGCCGTTTCTCCACACTCCGGTCGTCGCGACCCTCCGCGCTGTCCGGTTCCGCCCGATCGCTTATCGTGCCCCCAAGCTCGACGCCGTCGCAGATCCCTAGAAACTCGTCGTTACCTGCCTCCGCCTTCGTCTCCTCGTCCATCGCGTCTAACTTCTCGACCACTTGTTTTCCCAGCACGAGAAGCCTCTGTTCATCAGCTGGAGGTATTCGCTCAACTCGTTCTCGTGGTTCATGTCTATGTTTTACTTGACATTCGCATCGATTATATGATTAGGCGTTGTTTCTAGCGGCCGCTTACGTACTTTGAAAAAATTCGATTTATAGGTGGAAATGGTGTGGTTATAGTGAAGTCAGAGGAAGAGTTCATCAATGCTATGAGCAAAGCTGAAGGTAAGATTGCTTACGTTTCATATCATGTGCAACTTTGCTGCTCATGTTGTCCTCTTAAATGTTATCTCAGGTGGATCTTCCCCGTCGATCTTCTACTTCACTGCCGTCTGGTGTGGACCATGTATGTTGTTGTTGTTTTCTTGGTTATGTAGTATTAGATGTTTTCATTGCGAGTGGGTTTATCAGTTGGTGTTTCATGGTTGACGTCAGGCAGGTTTATTGCTCCTGTGATAGAGGAGCTTAGTAAACAGTATCCTGATGTAACAACCTATAAGATCGACATTGATGAGGTATGTATGTCTATTTTTAATTGGGTTTCAGTGAAATTATTCATAAAACATGAGTGTGTGACAATGTGTTCGTCATTGTTATATATACACCCACCCACTCTGTTTGCGATTGGAGTTAGCGAGTAAATGATTTGAGCTTCATTTGCACAATCTTCTCTTTGTAGGGTGGACTTTCAAACACTCTGAGCAACCTGAGTATCACGGCTGTGGTGAGCTTCATTTAACCTTTCTTTCCAAAAATAAACCTACCATTTAGCAGGAAACACGTATATATATTATACAAGCAATTTTGATTTGTCTTCTGAACATTTTATGGTGCAGCCAACACTGCAGTTCTTTAAAGAAGGCTCGAAAAAGGGTGAGATTGTGGGGGCAGATGTTGCGAAGCTGAAGAATCTCATGGAACAGCTCTACAAGTGAATTAATATACCAATGTTGAAATAGCTGCGACTTGGAACGTGCAATGTGCAAGAGTGTAGTTTAAGACTATCCCTGTCCTGTCCAATAAAATCAGGGGCAAGTATTTGTTTCCCAGTGACTCGCTTGTTGGGGGATATTGTTTTGTTGAGAGCCCCGTGTCTTCTCCAAACATGAGTAGATTGAAATCATATGATTTAACAAGGGAATTGAAATGAGAATCTCTTCTGAAAAATTATACTATTTTTTTTCCAGTTATGTAATTAATATGAAATACTAAGAGGATTTATGAAAGTTAAATTCTAAATGAGCTGGAACTGCTGAGTCAAAGAGAGGGTTAGACCAACAACAAATGGGTCGTAATACAATTAAACAAACAAAACACAAAGAAATGCAAAGTTTGAAGTGGTCCTTTTGAACGCATCAGGGATTCTCAGGTACTAAAATTAGCAACTCTGCTTTTGCGTGTCTGAGAACTCAAATTTTAGCAGCTCTTACTTATTTTTCTATCAACAAAAAAAATCACTTTGACTTGACAGTACATGAACGCTTTTCTTACACTTTTAGGGAGCCCTTTTCGAAGTTAATGGTGAAGGCGAAACACTTTGAAAAGTAGAGAGAGAGATAGAGGAGGGAGTAGAAACTGAAGAGTGCTTTTCACTGGGATAAAGAAGAATAAGTTGTAGAAGAGGAGAGACAGAGAGATGGATATGAACAGTTGGTTTGATAGAGTTAAAGAAGACCGAAAGAATTTGAGCTTCTCCAAGACATTTGCTTGTGCAGATTTGTCCTCTGAATGCATGGTAACTCTTTCTAACTTCTAAATCTCACCATGTTTTTAAACTTTGTGATTGTCTTGATAGCTGGTTGGAATCTTTGTCTTTCTTTCTTTAATGTTTAATGGGTTTCAAGTTAAGGGTTTAATCTTCTGGTTTATCTTTGAAAGATAAAATCTGTTGGATCTCTTAAATACTTACGTTCTTTGTGTTTCACATGTTGGTCTCAACAGTTGAATCTTTAGGTTTCAAAGTGTTTAAAAAGTTAATTGGTGTTTTTTCTCAAAAAAAAAGAAGAAAGTTAATTGGTGTTTAATAGATCTGTTATTCATAAGAGGCAATTTGATAATTTTGAGGTGACATGTTGAAACTTTGTCCTTCAGATTTTTGATGTAATTTTGTTTCACATTCTATCAGAGAACGTTTCCTTTCGACTTGATGAAAAGTCTCCCAAAAGAAGACTTGGCCAACAAGATGGTGATAATAGCAAAGTGTGGAAGCTCTTGGGAAGTAGACATCTCCAAGAACCCAAGATTCTACTACATGGAGAAGTCTGGGTGGAACCAGTTTGTGAGAGACAACGCCTTGGGCAAAAACGAGTTTGTCACCTTTACTCACAAAGGATCGATGTGCTTCGACGTGAACATCTACGGGAAAGATGAGAAGGAGATTGTCAGACCACCAATAATGGCTTCTTCTAGTAAGGCTTTTCTTTACTTCCCCATTTAATCGCTAGTTGATATTTTCTATGTTTTGTCATTACTCACACGATATCGACATATATACCCTTCATCATTCAACTACTTTAACTAAAAAATTTAGAAGAACATAAATAGAATTTGATATAAATAGTCAAATCAATAATATTTATTTTTCACAAATATTATCATATACCAAATATGAGAAGGAGGAGATAAAATAACAAAAGTATAATGATAAAATGATTGTACATTCTTTAGAACAAATTGAATACCTTGATAGATGCCATTGGAAATCTGTGGACAGCATTGCCAGTGGATATCCCGAATGAGCAAACGATGTTCTGGTGGTGATATGTGAATATCTCTCACTGTTCTTTTTTTTCAGACAATCCCAAATCTTTTTAAGAAGCATATCCCGAATGAGCAAACGATGTTCACCATACACTCGAAAGGTAGCGGTTGTGGTTCGTGGGAGGTGTGGTGCTTGGTGAGGGAGGCTCAAGCAACCTTCTCAAGAGGATGGAGTAAATTTGCAAGAGAGTACCCTATAGAGATTGGTGACAAGTGCACCTTACAGCTCATCAAACCCAACGAGTGTGTCCTCACTATCTCCAACAAGGCCAAAGAGGAGGAGATCACTGTCATTGATTG
Proteins encoded in this window:
- the LOC106337533 gene encoding cationic amino acid transporter 5 yields the protein MEGEERGYWRWSKRDFFPEESFQSFGSYRAALSQTCSRFKNRLVSRSDDETERVELRKQSENEMKRCLTWWDLVWFGFGSVIGAGIFVLTGQEAREQAGPAIVLSYVVSGFSAMLSVFCYTEFSVEVPVAGGSFAYLRIELGDFAAFITAGNILLEGVVGTAAVGRAWTSYFATLLNRNPDDLRVKTDTLSPGFNLLDPIAVVVIAASATIASISTRKTSLLNWIASAVNTIVILFVIIAGFINADASNLTPFLPYGPEGVFRAAAVVYFAYTGFDSIATMAEETKNPSKDIPIGLLGSMSIITVIYCLMALALSMMQKYTDIDPNAAYSVAFQSVGMKWGKYLVALGALKGMTTVLLVGALGQARYVTHIARTHMIPPLFALVHPKTGTPINANLLVTIPSALIALFSGLDVLASLLSISTLFIFTMIPLALLVRRYYVRDVTPRADLLKLIICILIVVISSMCTSAYWGMNLKGSWIGYTITVPFWFMGTLGIVFFVPQQRSPKVWGVPLVPWIPCLSIATNIFLMGSLEAQAFVRFGVCTLVMLLYYFLFGLHATFDMAHQQIVPRS
- the LOC106336722 gene encoding putative phosphatidylinositol N-acetylglucosaminyltransferase subunit C → MDKNLAGDSTPRPKWRKVAYGGMQIGYNDNYTDETFLEEMVMNANVVRRDLLKVMKGSVSISQYLCIVALVVLVWVHTLESSRDENSLLLLDLSLLALGFLVLLLTEEKMLLLRYIANVSFFTTGLYVLAPVYQTLTRSISSDSIWAVTVSLLSLHLFLHDYSGSTIRAPGALKSPSLTSCISVNASVVASVFVASRLPSRRQVFLFAPLVTYCIKKFSFGLHLLFSFGLIGLTLDSVYALHILFFVLFLVIVVVVNVVCPYWLIRMQEYKFEINGPWDEAKLCFYITD
- the LOC106337343 gene encoding thioredoxin O1, mitochondrial isoform X2; amino-acid sequence: MKGSFSIVRQVFQRRFSTLRSSRPSALSGSARSLIVPPSSTPSQIPRNSSLPASAFVSSSIASNFSTTCFPSTRSLCSSAGGGNGVVIVKSEEEFINAMSKAEGGSSPSIFYFTAVWCGPCRFIAPVIEELSKQYPDVTTYKIDIDEGGLSNTLSNLSITAVPTLQFFKEGSKKGEIVGADVAKLKNLMEQLYK
- the LOC106337343 gene encoding thioredoxin O1, mitochondrial isoform X1 — protein: MKGSFSIVRQVFQRRFSTLRSSRPSALSGSARSLIVPPSSTPSQIPRNSSLPASAFVSSSIASNFSTTCFPSTRSLCSSAGGGNGVVIVKSEEEFINAMSKAEGKIAYVSYHVQLCCSCCPLKCYLRWIFPVDLLLHCRLVWTMFIAPVIEELSKQYPDVTTYKIDIDEGGLSNTLSNLSITAVPTLQFFKEGSKKGEIVGADVAKLKNLMEQLYK
- the LOC106337344 gene encoding B3 domain-containing protein At2g35310; the protein is MDMNSWFDRVKEDRKNLSFSKTFACADLSSECMRTFPFDLMKSLPKEDLANKMVIIAKCGSSWEVDISKNPRFYYMEKSGWNQFVRDNALGKNEFVTFTHKGSMCFDVNIYGKDEKEIVRPPIMASSNNPKSF